From bacterium:
CTTCAACGCCTTTGTTTTTTCATAGCCAAAATGATCTTGCAGATAGTTGTATCCAAACACTCCCATCGGTCCTGGAACGTCATCGTTACGCGAGTACACGATCCCTTTCTTGGATGGAATCCTGGGATCAGTTTCTGCGAATCCGGAGAGTTGTTTCAGAAAAGCGATCTGAGCTTTCCGAATTGCTTCTGGAATCTCCGTGTAGTGTTTGAGTGAATCGATTGTGCGTTCTTCGTACCAGAAATGAAAATGAGAAAGCGCGTTCGCATTCTCCTGTGGCAATTTCATTTTCCTTTTCAGCATGTCTGCCGTGCGCTGGAGCGACGAAGCTTTAAGAACGGGCCATAGTTTTTCAACGTGCTGGTGATTAAAGTTGGCCAGAAAGAAAGCTGTTGTCGCTCCAAGAAGTCCGGCTCTTTTCAGTTTTGTCGGATCGATATTGGCAGGCGTGTCAAAATTCGTGTGGATGTAACGATCGGGCCAATCGTTGAAATAGATCGCGGGAATTCCGAACGATGCTTCTGCATAAACGTCATGATCGCTGCCCATGCTGTATGGCGCGAAGATCGCCTGCAGCGGTTCCTTACCTCCTTCCAGTGAATAGAGTGGATAGAGAGAGCTTCCAGACTCGGCGAATTCCTGGGTCTGTTGATTGACAAATTTGCCGAAGTGATCTGCGACATCGTAAATGAAGGAAGGGCGGCTCGCGGGTCCGCGCGTTATGCGAAACTGCGCTTTGGTTACCGGGCCTCCTCCAACCATATCCATGTGAATTGCGCTGAGGATTCGCTTTTTGATTTGCGGACGCGCCACCAGAAAAGCCATGGTTCCTTCTATTTCGGGAGGCCAGACGAAACGCAGTGTTCGCGGAGGCCGCGCAATCTTCTTCTCCGATATGAGTTTGGCGTACGTGCGCGCAACCTCAAGGATGGTTGCGCAACCGCTTGCGTTATCATTTGCGCCAGGTCTCGGATGATCCAGATGGCAGCTGAACACGATCTCCTGTTCCTTCAGCTGTGGATCTGCTCCCGGAATGATTGCCGTCAGGACTTGATAGGCTCCGGAATGTTGTCCGGCAACCACCCTTGCATGCAACTGAATTTTTTCCCCTGTGAAAAGCCTCTTTTGAAAAGCTCTGGCCTGTTTGAGCGTGATCATAAAGGCAAAGGCAGGCTTTTTGTTGAAGGTACCGACATGCCCCCAACGCAGCAGGTTTTCGTCTTCCGCCCACCATGCGGTTTTCTGATTCTGTGCATAGCTGATCATTCCCGCCGCTCCATATTTATCAATGGCCCATCGCACCACTTGTTCCGGTTGTTGCGACACCAGAACGAGTTTTCCGTTTACGTCTTTGTTTGCATAATCCGATTCTGAAATCCCGTCACCCACATCGACCAACAACGCGGTGACATCACCGTTTTCGCTGTCTTGCGCAAGTGAAAGTGGCACAGC
This genomic window contains:
- a CDS encoding M28 family metallopeptidase → MQRLIFLFFILFITSLAFANGLIEEPVMKAFSEEISGEAAKRNLEFLSRQHRMRGSRGYKSTVEFIAGELRRYGLEQISIEEFPADGKKFYGTQRSRPPWDADFAELWEMKGTVPAARMASWDAVPLSLAQDSENGDVTALLVDVGDGISESDYANKDVNGKLVLVSQQPEQVVRWAIDKYGAAGMISYAQNQKTAWWAEDENLLRWGHVGTFNKKPAFAFMITLKQARAFQKRLFTGEKIQLHARVVAGQHSGAYQVLTAIIPGADPQLKEQEIVFSCHLDHPRPGANDNASGCATILEVARTYAKLISEKKIARPPRTLRFVWPPEIEGTMAFLVARPQIKKRILSAIHMDMVGGGPVTKAQFRITRGPASRPSFIYDVADHFGKFVNQQTQEFAESGSSLYPLYSLEGGKEPLQAIFAPYSMGSDHDVYAEASFGIPAIYFNDWPDRYIHTNFDTPANIDPTKLKRAGLLGATTAFFLANFNHQHVEKLWPVLKASSLQRTADMLKRKMKLPQENANALSHFHFWYEERTIDSLKHYTEIPEAIRKAQIAFLKQLSGFAETDPRIPSKKGIVYSRNDDVPGPMGVFGYNYLQDHFGYEKTKALKLLKQTGFHADGSVYEFEALNLVDGRRSVEEIAEFLSGAYGHVPLEAVAEYLQALESIGVIARTGH